The following proteins come from a genomic window of Verrucomicrobiia bacterium:
- a CDS encoding c-type cytochrome translates to MRLFIGVLLAAIFLGPLPGFAEEAAARGEYLTRRASMCVECHTPRDAKGNLLESKLFHGAPVPVLQPEFATAWALRAPNLTGWPGYTHEQAVHFLQTGERPNGTHARPPMPQYRLNSEDAEAVVAYLQGLH, encoded by the coding sequence ATGCGCCTTTTTATCGGAGTCCTGCTTGCCGCGATATTTTTAGGACCGCTTCCTGGTTTTGCGGAGGAGGCCGCAGCTCGCGGAGAATATCTGACGCGCCGCGCGTCCATGTGCGTAGAATGCCATACACCGCGAGACGCGAAGGGAAATCTCCTCGAGTCAAAGCTTTTTCATGGCGCACCCGTGCCGGTGCTCCAGCCGGAATTCGCCACTGCGTGGGCGCTCCGCGCCCCGAATCTCACGGGCTGGCCCGGTTACACTCACGAGCAGGCCGTGCATTTTCTCCAGACCGGCGAGCGGCCCAACGGGACGCACGCGCGGCCGCCCATGCCGCAATACCGATTGAATTCCGAAGACGCGGAAGCCGTGGTGGCTTATCTTCAGGGGCTTCACTAA